A region of the Caballeronia sp. TF1N1 genome:
TGCGCTTGTTCACCTGATACGGAATCTCGTCGACGATGATGGCCATGCGCTGGCCGCGGTCGATCTCTTCGAAGTGCGTGGTCGCACGCATGACGACGCGACCGCGCCCCGTGCGATAACCGTCGCGCACGCCCGCGACGCCGTAGATGATGCCGGCCGTCGGGAAGTCCGGCGCCGGCACGATCTCGATGAGTTCGTCGACCGTCGCCTCAGGCGTGTTGAGCAGATGCAGACAGGCGTCGACGATTTCGCGCAAATTGTGCGGCGGAATGTTCGTTGCCATGCCGACCGCGATACCGGCTGAGCCGTTGATCAGCAGATTCGGGATGCGCGCCGGAAGTACGAGCGGTTCGCTTTCGCTGCCGTCGTAGTTCGGGCCAAAGTCGACGGTTTCCTTGTCGATGTCGGCCAGCAGTTCGTGACCGATCTTCGCCATGCGGATTTCGGTGTAACGCATGGCGGCGGCGTTGTCGCCGTCGACCGAACCGAAGTTGCCCTGGCCGTCCACCAGCATGTAGCGCAGCGAAAACGGCTGAGCCATGCGAACGATCGTCTCGTACACCGATGCGTCGCCGTGCGGATGGTACTTACCAATCACGTCGCCGACGATACGCGCCGACTTTTTATACGCGCGATTCCAGTCGTTGTTCAGCTCGTGCATGGAATAAAGCGCGCGACGGTGTACGGGCTTCAGTCCATCGCGGACATCGGGAAGCGCTCGCCCGACGATCACGCTCATCGCGTAATCGAGATATGAGCGGCGCATTTCCTCCTCTAGGGAGATTGGCAGAGTCTCTTTGGCGAATTGATCCATTATCCGTGTCTTGAACTGTGCAGCAGCGACACAGCAGCGCGATCCGACGATTCGAAAACATTACCTCGAGTTTCGCCCTCGCCCGCCGGCCGCGCGACCCGCGCCGGCCAGGCGCGTAAGCCATACGCTGCGGCGCTGCGAACGCAGCGCATCCAAAGATTCTAACATGCGCGACATCCGCGTCCGGAGGCTCGGCGTATACATAGTGTATGGGACGCTCAACCGCCGTTCCCGATCTTGAGGAATGAGGGATAGATGCACTTGTTCCAATTACTTACAAAAACCAGGGAACGTTTCACTGATTTCGTCACTTAGGCGGGCTATGATGCCGCCTCGTCGTTTTGCTAAAGCAGTACAAACCCGACGATAAAGATACGCAGATATTGGCTCGCGGGCACATAAAGTGCGCACGTTTCGCGCCTTCCGCGGCCAAGACCGGCTCCTGTCCCTTTCTTGTTGCGCATGCACCACATAAGGTTGCGGGCGCAGAGGGTGCGGGGATATTTTTATCGTTGCAAGGGAACGATATGGCAAAATGCCAACGCACAAAGTTAGACACTGCTCGAAGTCTACACAGCCGCGTTTTGTTCCGTAGGGAATGTTATACTCCGAGCAATGTATGACTTGTCTTTGTCTACAGGCTCGCAGTAAACCTGCGGTAATCTCAATTTCGAGAGGAGAAATATGAATAAACTTTCAAAGCTCGCGTTCATTGCAGCTACCGCAGTTATGGCTGCATCGGCCTCGGCGCAATCGGTGCCGGCCTCGCGACAAGCCGTGAACGACAACTGGGTGAACGGCACGGGCGAGTATGTGTGGATGAACGGCACGAACGAACTCTGCTGGCGCGACGCATTCTGGACCCCGGCCACGGCCAACGCAAAGTGCGATGGCGCTCTGGTCGCAGTCGCGCCGACGCCGCCCGCACCGGTCGCTCCGCCGCCCCCGGTTATCCAAAGCCAGAAGGTCACCTATCAAGCTGACGCTCTGTTCGACTTCGACAAGGCAGTTTTGAAGCCGGCTGGCAAGACCGCGCTTGACGATCTCGCATCGAAGATCGGCGCGCTGAACCTGGAAGTCGTGGTCGCTACCGGCTACACCGACCGCATTGGTTCGGACAAGTACAACGACCGTCTGTCGCTGCGCCGTGCGCAAGCTGTCAAGGCTTACCTGGTCAGCAAGGGCATCGAAGCCAACCGTATCTATACGGAAGGCAAGGGCAAGCGCAACCCGGTCACCACGGGCTGCAACCAGAAGAACCGCAAGCAACTCATCGCCTGCCTCGCACCGGATCGTCGCGTGGAAGTCGAAGTTGTCGGCACGACGCGTCAGCCGCAGTAATTGCGCTGATTGCCGCAGGATCGAACCCCCGCTTCGGCGGGGGTTTTTTTATGTCTGCGATTTTCGTGAATCTCCGCGAGATGCCCGCATCGAATAAAGCGCAATAACCGTGGCCCCGGCGCAGGCGGCCTCGAAGGCTATGGCACGGAACGAGCGAGTTGTCGGCGACGCGTCACTTCAGCTTTTTGCCGCCCTTTTCCCGCGCCTATATACTCGATCCTTAACGATTCACGACTTAGAAGGGCAATTGAGAATATGACCAACGTCGATCCCCACGAACTGCAGAAATTTAGCGAGCTTGCGCATCGCTGGTGGGACCCGAACGCCGAGTTCAAACCGCTTCACGAATTGAACCCGGTGCGGCTCGACTGGATCGATGCGCACGCGCATCTGATGAGCAAGCAAGTGCTCGACATCGGCTGCGGCGGCGGCATTTTGTCGGAATCGATGGCGGCGCGTGGCGCGAAGGTCAAGGGCATCGACTTGTCGTCGAGTGCGCTTGGCGTCGCGGATCTGCATAGTCTGGAAAGCGGCGTGGAGGTGGCGTACGAGGAGATCGCAGCCGAAGCGCTGGCCGCGCGCGAACCCGCTTCCTACGACGTCGTGACCTGCATGGAAATGCTCGAGCACGTGCCGAATCCGGCGGGCACCGTTGCCGCGTGCGCCGCGCTGGTCAAGCCAGGCGGCTGGGTCTTCTTCTCTACGCTGAATCGCAACGCGAAGGCGTATATGTTCGCCGTGATCGGCGCGGAGTACATCGCGCGCATGTTGCCGCGCGGCACGCATGACTATGCGCGCTTCATCAAGCCGTCCGAACTCGCCACCTTCGCGCGCACGGCGTCGCTCTTGCCGGTCGACATCAAGGGCATCACCTACCGTCCGTTCTCGCGCCACTTCGGGCTGTCTACTGACACGAGCATCAACTACATGATGGCCTGCCGCCGGGAAGCCTGACGCCATGACCCAAGAAGACCAGAACGGTGTTGTCCAGACGACGCCCCTGCCCGATGATCCCACCCCGCTGCCCCAGCGCGCCGCCGAGGGCGATTCGCTCGGGCTTTGCCAGGCCGTACTGTTCGATCTCGACGGCACCATCGCCGATACCGCGCCCGATCTCGTCGCGGCCGTCAACAAGATGCGGCACGATCGCGGACTCGAAATGCGCCCGCTCGAAACTCTGCGGCCTTACGCCTCGGCGGGTGCGCGCGGGTTGTTGGGCGGCGCGTTCGAGATCAGCCCCGAGCATCCCGATTTCGCGGCGATGCGCGATGAGTTCCTCGCCAACTACGAAGCGGATTTGTGTATCGAAACGACGCTGTTTCCCGGCATCACCGAGTTGCTCGACCAGCTCGATGCACGCGGCGTGCGCTGGGGCATCGTGACGAATAAGGTGACGCGCTTCGCCGAACCGCTCGTCGCCCTGCTCGGACTGGATAAGCGGGCCGGTTGTCTCGTTTGTGGCGATACGACGGCGCATTCGAAGCCGCATCCCGCGCCGCTGCTGCACGCGGCCGAATTACTGGATGTGGCGCCGGAGCGAATCGTCTATGTCGGCGACGACTTGCGCGACGTTCAGGCAGGCTTTGCAGCCGGCATGATCACCGTGGCGGCGGCCTATGGCTATTGCGGCGACGACATTCCGCCGCACCGCTGGCACGCGACTCACGTAGTGGACACGCCAGAAGAACTGCAGCAATTGCTGCGCGATATCGCTTGAAAGTGGCCGCGGTTCGCCTCACATGGCTTTTCATGGGATAATCCCCGTTCTGCTTGGGGGCGACCTGGTTTCGACAGGGGTTGCGAAGCGGTCAGGGCATACCGAGGACCCGTCACCTCGTTAATCAATGGGAAAAACGTAACTGCAAACGACGAAACGTTCGCACTGGCAGCCTAAGGGCCGCCGTCCTCTCACTAACTTACTGACGGGTTAGGGTAGCAATACCACGAGAGGTCATATACGTCAGTTAAGCTTTGTCGGCGTCACGACGCCAAAGTCGAAAATTCAGTGAATCGCTGTAGCGAAGCGTGTTCGTCCGCGTTGCTACGGTTAAATCAAAAGATAGAACTAAGTATGTAGAACTGTTCGTAGAGTGCTTCTGGACGCGGGTTCGATTCCCGCCGCCTCCACCACCCCATTTGAAACCCGCGCATGCGAAAGCACCGCGGGTTTTTTCTTGCCACGGCTCGCCAACCCGCGCGAATAAGCGCATCCGCGAAACCCGTAGGCAAAAAAAAGCCCCGCGCGGGGCGGGGCAAACATCCTTGAGAGACGTAGCTCTGGCAGAGACAACCTCGGCTACGGACGAGAGAATAGTCGGCGGCCAGTACTGTTCGTATCAGAGCGGTCCTAAAACGCTGCTTTACAGCAGTTATCTTGATGCACGTAAGCCCGGCGCAAGGCGATGCCTTTCTGTGTCGCAAGATTGGACGCGTCAGCCCCATTCATGTTCGCTCGGCCACTGACCGATTTCTCGTTCGCACGGCAATCTTCTGCTTTATTCTGTCGACGATCGGCGCGTCGATAAGCGCTTACGGGGAAAGCATGCGCAGAAGCATAGCGAGACGGTGGATCGGCAATCTGATTCTTTCTTTGATGTGGGCGCTATGCGGCGCCCTCCTTCCGGCTGGCGCTCGCGCGGCCCCGCCCGTCGCCGATTGCCACGCGGGCACACTCATCACGGTAGTCGCCCACCTGGACGACGATCTCCTCTTCGTGAATCCTGGCATCAGCGACAAGCTCGACGCCGGCTGGTGCGTGACGACGGTTCACCTGATCGGCGGCGCAAACGGTGCGAAGTTCGATTACGTCGTGCTTCGCGAGACCGGCACGAAGCTCGCCTACGCACGCATGGCAGGCGTGCCGGACAAATGGCAAGAATCGACAGTGATGATTGCGGGGAAGCCCGTGCATCAGCTCGTGCTTACGCAACAGCCGCGCGTGAAGCTGCTCGAATTGCGGTTGCCTGGCGGCGGGGTGCGCGGCGGCAAGGTGCCGCTCGGTTTGCTGTGGGATCGCGGGCAGACGCTCAATACCTATCCGCTGCAAGCGGACGGCACCGGTTCGACCACTTACGACCGCGCCGCCCTTTCCGCGACGCTGCGCCCGATCCTCTCGCAAGCTACGGAAATCTACACGCTCAATCCGGATACGGTCGCCTTCATGGAGCATCCGGATCACATTCTCGCGGCGCGCATCACGCGTGTGGTTGCGCAGAGCCTGAAGCGCGATGTGCCGATCGGCTATCACGTCACCTATCCGACGGGCGGCTTGCCGAAGAATCTCGACGCCGCGCAAACGCTGCGAAAGCGCGATGTCGTCGGCAGCTATTTCGCGATCGATGGCAACGACGCCGGTCACGTCTTCGGCGAGTACATGTGGGACGGCAACTGGGTCGCGCGCCGCTACTGGAGCATGGCCCATGCGAACGACGCCGGTCCGGAGTTCCAGCTGCGCCCGTTCCAGCTCGTCAACGAATACTCGAGCCGCTGCCTGACATCGGCCGGTGCGGGTAAGGCACCGACGCTCGCCGCATGCACAGGCGCCGCGACGCAAAACTGGTTCTGGCAACAGTTGCCCGCCGCGCCGGGCGCTAAAAACGATGCGCTCTTCGTGAGCGCGGCGACGCGCGGGTGTATCGCGGAACGGGAAAACGGGCTTGTCGAGGAAAGCTGCAAGCCGGAAAGCGCGGCGCAGCACTGGACGCCGTGGGACTTCGGCTTCGTGTACACGCCGCTCGATCACTGTCTTGGCGAGAAAAACGACTCACTGACGGCAAGCCGCTGTTCGATGCTGACGGCGCAGTATCGATGGTCGCCGTCATCGCAAACGGTGTGGACGGACACGCGGCAGGAAGGCGCCCTCTTCGGCGACGTTCGTGGCGAAGGCCGCGACAGCACCGTGTATGTGCAGCGGCGCAAGGACGGGCCCGGCTTCAACGTCTGGGTGGCGGAGATGTCGCGCTTCGACCGGGCGTCGCCGTGGTTTCTGAACGCCGTGCCGTTCGACCCGCAAGCCACCGCGCCGACCTGCAATGCCGATGCGCTTTGCTTCGACAGCGCGCGCTTTCTGTTGGGCGATTTCGATGGCGACGGCCGCGCCGATCTGATGGCGATCACGCCGCGCAACGGCGGCACCGCGTTCTGGCTTTTAAAAAGCGCCGGCACGCATTTCGAGGCGCCCCGTTTGTGGTTTCAGACGAGCGCGGCATGGACGCCCGAAATCGCGCAGCAATACGTGGCAGGCGATTTCAACGGCGACGGCCGCGCCGACGTGATGATCGCGCAGAAAAGCAAGGACGCGGGGCTCGACCTCTGGGTGCTGACGTCGGACGGCGCGACGGCGAACGGGCCTGCGCTGTGGTTAAAGGCGAGCCAGTTGAGTCAGAGCGCGCGTTTCATGCCGGCTCGCGTCGCGCAATCGAAGCACGTGGGGCTTCTCGCGATCGAGAATATCGACTGCGCGCTCGCGCTCTCGCAATTCGCGAGTGACGGAAGCGCCTTCGCGCCGAGCTATCGCACGAACGTCTATGCGCAGTTGCGCGCGCCGTTCGCCAAGGTCGTGGCGGGCGATATCGATGGCGACGGCATCGACGATCTGGCCGTGCTCGAACCGCGTGGGGACAGCGCGAGCACGCGCGTCTTCACGATGAAAGGCGGCAAGGCGTTCGGCCCGGCCATCGAGACGACGACGCTCGCCGATACGTCCTACGCGGATTCAATGCCCGCAATCGCGCGCGTCACCGAACACGACGATCACGCCACGCTGGTGCTGTTCAAGCGCGCGAACGCGTTGCTCGGCGAGTTCTATTACACGGGCGGCGCGCCGAGTCTCTACGGCTACGAATTCGATACGGCGTTCAAGCTCGGGCCGGTGAAAATTTGGGGCGAATTGCCAGGGCTGTTCTCCGAGTCGCTGTGGCTCAAGACGCTGGCTTACTGGGGGCAGTGAAAGCGCGTTCGCCGTCACCAAATCAAACGCGCCGACCGGGCAACCGATGCGGCGCGTACTTGTTCAAACAAGCCGACGCTCAACTTAGGCCCACGCGCAAGTTCAGAACGTCCCGCGCGATCGCCAGATACTTGTCCGCCGTGCTCTGCAGGGTCAGGCCGTTGAGCGGGCGCGTCGCGCGCGGCTGATTGAGCGCATCGAGCAAGGCGTGGCCGTAGGCGTCGCTGTCGGCGGTATCGAGTAATTGCACGCCGGGAAAACCACCCGCGAAGGCGAACGATGCAATCGCGCTCGCGACCACCGGAATGCCCGACGCCAGCGCCTCCAGAAAGCCGATGCTATGCGCCTCGAAGCTCGAAGGCATCGCAAACACGCTCGACGCCTTCAGAATCTGCGCCACGTTCATCTGCGGCCCTTCGATCTTCACGCGATCGCCAAGTCCGAGCTTCGCGACCAGATCGACGACCGCCTTGTGATAGTCGAGATTTTCGATGACGCCGCACAGCAGCAGTCGCGCATCCGGCTCGGCGCGCGCGACGCGCGCGAACGCTTCGACCGTCTGCAACTGATTCTTCTCGGGAATGTAGCGGCCCACCTGCACGATCTGCTTGGCGGCCACGGGAATGGACGGTTGCGCGTCGTCGGCGAAACGGGAGACATCGACGCCGTTGGGCACGACGATCATCGAAGGATGCAGCCCGATTTCCTGCACGTAGTTGTCGATATTCTTCTGCGACACGCCAATCACCGCCTTCGCCCGGCTCGACAGCAATCGCTCGGCGCGCAAAAGCGCCCGGTTCGCGAAGTCGTTCGCGCCGGAGTGCATGACCCAGACGATCGGCACCCGCGTCGGCAAGGCGCGAACGTAGAGCGCGGGAATGGTGGCGTGCGCGAAGATGATGTCGGGCTTGAACTGACGGATCGCGCGATGCAAGAACAGCAAGCGTCCGAGCTTGCCAGGGTTTTTCGTCGGGAAAAGGCAGATCACGCCGTGCGAACCGAGTTCCGCGCTGATGTGTTTGAAGTCGTCGTGTTCCGGCATCAGCGATGCGATGCAGACGTCGTGGCCCGATCGCTGATGCCCGATCGCGACGCCTTTGGCAAGCACTTCGGCCCCGGATAGTCGGGGCGCCAGTATGACCTGGAGAATACGCATTTTGCAGTCCCTCGGCTGATCCGAAGTGCGCTCAGTGGCCACACGCTTTGCCCAAAGTATCGTGGTCCCCGTCGCCGCCCGCCGGTTCGCATCATCCGGCGGCCAGCGCACTTCCTGTTTTTTGTGTTTTATGACTAATGAGCCATGCCCACGCAAAACAGCACACGGGAGCACGCCGTCATAAGGTACTCCGGAGGTCATACCAAACGCCCGCCATCACATAGCGTTTTTCAGTCGATGCGTAAGACGTTGAAAGTGCATGTGTGACTGCGCGCACACGTCCTGCCGCGTCGCGTCAGTGCAAAGCGGTTTTGGCACGAAGTAAGAGGAAGATTTTGCTGCAACCGCACACGCTGTTCGGCATTCGGCAATGCGGTCGCAAAAGTGAAACGGCGATCAGTTGGTGCCGTCCTTCGGGCACTTCAGATTGCAGCCGTCCGGGTCGCCGAGGTCACCGCGACGGCGCATGGGCGAGCTGCCCTTTTGATACTTATCGGTTGGCGCGGAAGCCGCAAACTGCATTTGCGGATGTTCGTTGAGGCGGAACTGGTCTTGCAGCACGCCGCCCGGCACGCCAGGCGAATTCTGGGCAAACGCAACGGGAATCAGATAGAACGCACCGGCGACGAGCGCAGCGGTGGTGGAAGCGAGCAACGTAAGTTTCATGGCGGAATTTCGCGCGGGACAGCCGCGTCTGGAACAGGGTTGAGTCGACAGCAAAGCGTTAGGTTAACCCAATTCACCGCCGCCAGCAGTTTCTTCCAGGTTGGCGTCTTCTTACCGTTCGTTTCTCCCGCGCGCGTCGGCGAGTGTCTCAGCCGCGCAAACCTTCTTCGATATCGACGAGCGAGCCGCAACGCGCCGGGTCGTAACCTTCCAGATGCGCCACGCTGTCGTTGAACGCGTCGCTGCGTAACACGCGCAATACGGTGGCAAGCCGCGCCTCGTTGAGCCGCGCGCGTTCGCATGCGAAGAAGTAGTCCTCGTCGATGATCGGAATGAAGTCGAGCGCGAAGTGCTGCGCGGCGGGCTGCACGCCAAAGCCCAAGTCGGCCATGCCGCTCGCGACGAACGCGGCGATGGCCGAATGCGTGAGTTCGGTGGTCGCGTAACCGTTGATCTGATCGGGATCGACACCGACGCCGCGCAAGGACAAATCGAGCAGCATGCGCGTGCCCGAGCCCGGCTGACGATTCACGAAGCGCACGTCGCTGCGCGCGAGATCGCGCAGTCCCGTCACGCGCTTTGGGTTGCCCTTCGGCACGAAGAGGCCCTGCGTGCGCCGCGTGAGCCGAATGAGTTGATGCTTGCCCGCATCGAGATAAGGACGATAGCTCTCCGCACACGTCGCGCGAAACGGGCCGATCGGCAGATGAAAGCCCGCCAGTTCGCACTCGCCGCGAGCCAGCGCACTCACGGCTTCGTAACTTTCGCGGTATTTGATGTCCACCGGCACGCGCTGTTCGCCGAGCGCGTGCACGAGCGTCGCGACCGCGTAGCCGTGCGATGCATGAATACGCACTTGCGCGAGACCACTGGCGAGTTTGCGATTGAGTTCATTGGCGACATCGCTTGCGACGGACTGCAGCGGCGTTTCGAGCCGGTCGCCGCAAACGCGCTGCGCACGCAACACGGACTCGCCAAGTTCCGACAATACCGACCCGCGTCCGCGCGATTTTCGGATCAGCGCGCCGCCCAGCCGCGCCTCGATTTCGCGCAACAAACCCCACGCATGCCGATAGGACAAACCCTTAGCGCTCGCGGCATTCGCGATGCTGCCAGTTTGAGAGACGAGCTTCAAAAGCGGCACAACCGCGCTCAGGCTGGTCTCCCGGCCATCGGCCTCGCGAAGGATGAGTTCGGCGCGGCATTCGACATCGACCATATGCATTGCCCCTTCCTATTGCCAAGATATATCACGACGCCTATTGTTCTTTTACCTGCTCGGTGCTTACGATTATATGATCGAAATATGCACTAATAAAACATATACCGAGCGTTGGAGGAGCCCCATGACACACACGCAGCCGTTGTCCGCCGCTGCCGCTGAAGACCTCGTGCGCCGCCATGCCGTGCACGACGCCACCTTGATGACCATCCTGCATGCCATCCAGGACGAAACCGGCTTCGTGCCGGAAGAAGTCGTCGCGCCGCTGGCGCGCGTCCTGTCGCTGTCGCGTGCGGAGGTTCACGGCACGATCACGTACTACCATCACTTTCGAAGCGCGCCGCCCGCGCGCGTGACCGTGCAGTTGTGCCGCGCGGAAGCGTGCCGCAGCATGGGCACCGAAGCGCTGAAGGATCACATCGAAGGGCATACCGGATGCCGTTTCGACAGCGGTCATGCCGAAGGCACCGAGCTCGAATCGGTGTATTGCCTCGGCCAATGCGCGCTGTCGCCGTCGATGATGATCAACGGCGAGATTCACGCGCGCGTCACGCCGCAGAAGTTCGATCGTCTTTACAAGGCAGCGAGCGAACAAAGCCAGAAGACAGAGGTGGCGGCATGACGCGCATCTACGTTCCCTGCGATTCCGCCGCGCTGGCATTGGGCGCGGACGGCATTGCGAAGGCCATCGAAAGCGAAGCGGACAAGCGCGGCATCGACGTGCAGATCGTGCGCAACGGTTCGCGCGGCCTCTTCTATCTCGAACCGCTCGTCGAAGTGGAAACGCCGCAAGGGCGCATCGGCTATTCGAATGTCGAAGAAGACGATATCGCCGCCCTCTTCGATGCCTCTTTTCACGAAGGCGGCGTCCACGCGAAGAACGTCGGCCTGGTCGACGACATTCCGTACCTCAAGAAGCAGCAGCGGCTGACGTTCGCGCGCATCGGTATCACGGACCCGCTTTCCGTCGACGATTACACCGCGCTCGGCGGACTCGCGGGCCTTCGCCAAGTGCTCGACATGAACGGCGACGCGGTGTGCGAAGCGCTCGTCGATTCCGGCCTGCGCGGACGCGGCGGCGCGGCATTCCCCGCCGGCATCAAATGGAAGACCGTGCGCGGCGCGTATGCGGACCAGAAGTACATCGTCTGCAATGCGGATGAAGGCGACTCCGGCACCTTCTCCGACCGCCTCGTCATGGAGAGCGATCCGTTCATGCTGATCGAAGGCATGATCATCGCGGGCGTGGCGACGGGCGCGACCAAGG
Encoded here:
- a CDS encoding VCBS repeat-containing protein — encoded protein: MRRSIARRWIGNLILSLMWALCGALLPAGARAAPPVADCHAGTLITVVAHLDDDLLFVNPGISDKLDAGWCVTTVHLIGGANGAKFDYVVLRETGTKLAYARMAGVPDKWQESTVMIAGKPVHQLVLTQQPRVKLLELRLPGGGVRGGKVPLGLLWDRGQTLNTYPLQADGTGSTTYDRAALSATLRPILSQATEIYTLNPDTVAFMEHPDHILAARITRVVAQSLKRDVPIGYHVTYPTGGLPKNLDAAQTLRKRDVVGSYFAIDGNDAGHVFGEYMWDGNWVARRYWSMAHANDAGPEFQLRPFQLVNEYSSRCLTSAGAGKAPTLAACTGAATQNWFWQQLPAAPGAKNDALFVSAATRGCIAERENGLVEESCKPESAAQHWTPWDFGFVYTPLDHCLGEKNDSLTASRCSMLTAQYRWSPSSQTVWTDTRQEGALFGDVRGEGRDSTVYVQRRKDGPGFNVWVAEMSRFDRASPWFLNAVPFDPQATAPTCNADALCFDSARFLLGDFDGDGRADLMAITPRNGGTAFWLLKSAGTHFEAPRLWFQTSAAWTPEIAQQYVAGDFNGDGRADVMIAQKSKDAGLDLWVLTSDGATANGPALWLKASQLSQSARFMPARVAQSKHVGLLAIENIDCALALSQFASDGSAFAPSYRTNVYAQLRAPFAKVVAGDIDGDGIDDLAVLEPRGDSASTRVFTMKGGKAFGPAIETTTLADTSYADSMPAIARVTEHDDHATLVLFKRANALLGEFYYTGGAPSLYGYEFDTAFKLGPVKIWGELPGLFSESLWLKTLAYWGQ
- a CDS encoding NAD(P)H-dependent oxidoreductase subunit E — its product is MTHTQPLSAAAAEDLVRRHAVHDATLMTILHAIQDETGFVPEEVVAPLARVLSLSRAEVHGTITYYHHFRSAPPARVTVQLCRAEACRSMGTEALKDHIEGHTGCRFDSGHAEGTELESVYCLGQCALSPSMMINGEIHARVTPQKFDRLYKAASEQSQKTEVAA
- the gph gene encoding phosphoglycolate phosphatase (PGP is an essential enzyme in the glycolate salvage pathway in higher organisms (photorespiration in plants). Phosphoglycolate results from the oxidase activity of RubisCO in the Calvin cycle when concentrations of carbon dioxide are low relative to oxygen. This enzyme is a member of the Haloacid Dehalogenase (HAD) superfamily of aspartate-nucleophile hydrolase enzymes (PF00702).); this encodes MTQEDQNGVVQTTPLPDDPTPLPQRAAEGDSLGLCQAVLFDLDGTIADTAPDLVAAVNKMRHDRGLEMRPLETLRPYASAGARGLLGGAFEISPEHPDFAAMRDEFLANYEADLCIETTLFPGITELLDQLDARGVRWGIVTNKVTRFAEPLVALLGLDKRAGCLVCGDTTAHSKPHPAPLLHAAELLDVAPERIVYVGDDLRDVQAGFAAGMITVAAAYGYCGDDIPPHRWHATHVVDTPEELQQLLRDIA
- a CDS encoding glycosyltransferase family 4 protein, whose translation is MRILQVILAPRLSGAEVLAKGVAIGHQRSGHDVCIASLMPEHDDFKHISAELGSHGVICLFPTKNPGKLGRLLFLHRAIRQFKPDIIFAHATIPALYVRALPTRVPIVWVMHSGANDFANRALLRAERLLSSRAKAVIGVSQKNIDNYVQEIGLHPSMIVVPNGVDVSRFADDAQPSIPVAAKQIVQVGRYIPEKNQLQTVEAFARVARAEPDARLLLCGVIENLDYHKAVVDLVAKLGLGDRVKIEGPQMNVAQILKASSVFAMPSSFEAHSIGFLEALASGIPVVASAIASFAFAGGFPGVQLLDTADSDAYGHALLDALNQPRATRPLNGLTLQSTADKYLAIARDVLNLRVGLS
- the ompA gene encoding outer membrane protein OmpA, which codes for MNKLSKLAFIAATAVMAASASAQSVPASRQAVNDNWVNGTGEYVWMNGTNELCWRDAFWTPATANAKCDGALVAVAPTPPAPVAPPPPVIQSQKVTYQADALFDFDKAVLKPAGKTALDDLASKIGALNLEVVVATGYTDRIGSDKYNDRLSLRRAQAVKAYLVSKGIEANRIYTEGKGKRNPVTTGCNQKNRKQLIACLAPDRRVEVEVVGTTRQPQ
- the ubiG gene encoding bifunctional 2-polyprenyl-6-hydroxyphenol methylase/3-demethylubiquinol 3-O-methyltransferase UbiG, whose translation is MTNVDPHELQKFSELAHRWWDPNAEFKPLHELNPVRLDWIDAHAHLMSKQVLDIGCGGGILSESMAARGAKVKGIDLSSSALGVADLHSLESGVEVAYEEIAAEALAAREPASYDVVTCMEMLEHVPNPAGTVAACAALVKPGGWVFFSTLNRNAKAYMFAVIGAEYIARMLPRGTHDYARFIKPSELATFARTASLLPVDIKGITYRPFSRHFGLSTDTSINYMMACRREA
- a CDS encoding substrate-binding domain-containing protein, giving the protein MVDVECRAELILREADGRETSLSAVVPLLKLVSQTGSIANAASAKGLSYRHAWGLLREIEARLGGALIRKSRGRGSVLSELGESVLRAQRVCGDRLETPLQSVASDVANELNRKLASGLAQVRIHASHGYAVATLVHALGEQRVPVDIKYRESYEAVSALARGECELAGFHLPIGPFRATCAESYRPYLDAGKHQLIRLTRRTQGLFVPKGNPKRVTGLRDLARSDVRFVNRQPGSGTRMLLDLSLRGVGVDPDQINGYATTELTHSAIAAFVASGMADLGFGVQPAAQHFALDFIPIIDEDYFFACERARLNEARLATVLRVLRSDAFNDSVAHLEGYDPARCGSLVDIEEGLRG